One Candidatus Brocadiaceae bacterium genomic window carries:
- a CDS encoding N(5)-(carboxyethyl)ornithine synthase has protein sequence HTPSLYHRTASEAISGVVARFVSDLAEGRPNPVLEKATIIREGRILDERIARFQKRT, from the coding sequence ACCACACCCCGTCGCTCTACCACCGGACGGCGAGCGAGGCGATCAGCGGGGTCGTGGCGCGGTTCGTCAGCGACCTGGCCGAAGGCCGGCCGAACCCCGTGCTGGAGAAGGCCACCATCATCCGCGAGGGCCGCATCCTGGACGAGCGCATCGCACGCTTCCAGAAGCGCACGTGA
- a CDS encoding beta-galactosidase yields MTRWELPFRQIHLDFHTSEDIPDVGADFDAEEFAATLEKAHVNSVTAFGRCHHGWIYFDSREFPERVHPTLARRDLLREQIEACHARGIRVPIYTTVQWDHYTSQRHPEWCVLDPDGRLSGTPPYEAGFYRYLCVNTPYREFLKLHVREMLETLPVDGFFFDIVQHRDCSCRGCRDDMEAAGLDPAVHADRMRHAKQMLDAFKQDMTEFVRRFNKDCLVFYNAGHVGPAVRDSAPAYTHFEVESLPSGGWGYIHFPLSVRYARTLGRDCLSHTGKFHTAWGDFHSFKNRPALEFECLRMLALNAKCDVGDQLHPRGRLCPHVYDLIGSVYSLVEAREPWCAGARAVAEIGVLTPEEFTGRREAAAGAVRILQEGARQFDVLDTRSDWAPYKLLVLPDHVPVDDELAARLQGYLDAGGRLIASFESGLTPSKDRFAAAGLGVRLRPNPTRCPDGRLARDTGWEGRSAYAEYVLPSGAIGQGLPPTEHVMYAKGVEVEAQPGTDVLAPVIASYFDRTSEHFCSHRQTPSSGRPDYPGIVRRGGAVYFAHPVFSLYNAWAPRWCRTLLLNAVDMLLPEPLLRHDGPTGLMATVNEQAAERRWIVHLLHYVPERRGRELDVIEDVIPLFGLNVSVKVPGTVRSVRRVPDGGPLEFRFEGGRVDFLLQRLDGHAMVELAF; encoded by the coding sequence ATGACTCGATGGGAACTGCCGTTTCGCCAGATCCACCTGGATTTTCACACGAGCGAAGACATTCCCGACGTGGGCGCGGACTTCGACGCCGAGGAGTTCGCCGCCACCCTGGAGAAGGCGCACGTCAACTCCGTCACCGCGTTCGGCCGGTGCCATCACGGCTGGATCTACTTCGATTCAAGGGAATTCCCCGAGCGCGTCCACCCGACGCTCGCCCGCCGCGACCTGCTCAGGGAGCAGATCGAGGCCTGCCACGCGCGCGGCATCCGCGTGCCCATCTACACAACCGTTCAGTGGGACCACTACACTTCCCAGCGCCATCCGGAGTGGTGCGTCCTGGACCCGGACGGCAGGCTGTCCGGCACCCCGCCGTACGAGGCCGGCTTCTACCGCTACCTCTGCGTCAACACGCCCTACCGGGAATTTCTCAAGCTCCACGTGCGGGAGATGCTCGAGACGCTGCCCGTCGATGGGTTCTTCTTCGACATCGTCCAGCACCGCGACTGCTCCTGCCGCGGCTGCCGGGACGATATGGAGGCAGCCGGGCTCGACCCGGCCGTCCACGCAGACCGCATGCGCCATGCGAAGCAGATGCTCGATGCGTTCAAGCAGGACATGACCGAGTTCGTGCGGCGGTTCAACAAGGACTGCCTCGTCTTCTACAACGCCGGGCACGTCGGGCCCGCCGTGCGGGATTCGGCCCCGGCCTACACGCACTTCGAAGTGGAGTCCCTTCCGAGCGGCGGCTGGGGCTACATCCACTTCCCGCTGTCCGTCCGCTACGCGCGCACGCTCGGCCGGGACTGCCTGAGCCACACCGGGAAGTTCCACACCGCCTGGGGAGATTTCCACTCGTTCAAGAACCGGCCGGCACTCGAATTCGAGTGCCTGCGCATGCTGGCGCTGAACGCGAAGTGCGACGTGGGCGACCAGCTCCACCCGCGCGGCCGGCTCTGCCCGCACGTCTACGACCTGATCGGGTCGGTCTACAGCCTGGTCGAGGCGAGGGAGCCCTGGTGCGCGGGCGCCCGGGCCGTCGCGGAGATCGGCGTTCTGACGCCGGAGGAGTTCACCGGCCGGCGCGAGGCCGCCGCCGGCGCGGTGCGTATCCTGCAGGAAGGCGCGCGGCAGTTCGACGTGCTCGACACGCGCAGCGACTGGGCGCCGTACAAGCTGCTCGTGCTGCCCGATCACGTGCCCGTGGACGACGAGCTGGCCGCCCGGCTGCAGGGCTACCTCGACGCCGGAGGCCGGCTGATCGCTTCCTTCGAGTCCGGCCTGACCCCCTCGAAGGACCGCTTCGCGGCGGCAGGGCTCGGCGTGCGGCTCCGGCCGAACCCGACGCGGTGCCCCGACGGCCGGCTCGCGCGCGATACCGGGTGGGAGGGCCGCAGCGCATACGCCGAATACGTCCTCCCGTCGGGTGCCATCGGGCAGGGCCTGCCGCCCACCGAACACGTGATGTACGCGAAGGGCGTCGAAGTCGAAGCGCAGCCCGGAACGGACGTCCTGGCCCCCGTGATCGCATCCTACTTCGACCGCACGAGCGAACACTTCTGCTCGCACCGCCAGACGCCGTCTTCGGGCCGGCCCGACTACCCCGGCATCGTGCGCCGGGGCGGCGCCGTCTACTTCGCACACCCCGTCTTCAGCCTCTACAACGCGTGGGCGCCGCGCTGGTGCCGGACGCTCCTCCTGAACGCCGTGGACATGCTGCTGCCCGAGCCCCTGCTGCGCCACGACGGCCCGACGGGCCTCATGGCGACGGTGAACGAGCAGGCCGCCGAGCGGCGCTGGATCGTGCACCTGCTCCATTACGTGCCCGAACGGCGCGGGCGTGAGCTGGACGTGATCGAGGACGTGATCCCGCTGTTCGGGCTGAACGTATCGGTCAAGGTGCCGGGGACGGTTCGGTCCGTGCGCAGGGTGCCCGACGGCGGGCCGCTGGAGTTCCGCTTCGAAGGCGGTCGGGTGGACTTCCTCCTGCAGCGCCTCGACGGCCACGCCATGGTGGAACTGGCGTTCTGA
- a CDS encoding type II secretion system protein: MISRERQTTGLTGRRCATQARAASRRRAGFTLVEMLVAMTLVIIFGSIAIRTLQYGSSLWRIGHRRAAAYDAATIVFHQIADDIGACRSQFWNKEAEDYDMRIKFWVDGDDEGRQRLRFVRGLPDQTLNPYLRAAGDVANATGVYNLIDMEDDLAPLEGLCEVAYLRGLDGDDSDTLYRAVLSPIGDDPVNLDDPGHTFFDRDVLATADRIKGKALPLAENVLHFEVRCWSQYTTTWEGRGDPDFHVWTNSYKPTTCGPLFAWDSDRLDDASTPSFRMDWGQPGFADPDDYATEEERVDDNVFPSAIMVVVVTTPPDRLPGVGRLEVVEDLGDSIRVRGNVPAYNTRWPYIRIEDEWIRFEAFDEDTQTFTGCERAVRGTAEVAHAVGAPVEFGFTFSRVFRNLTGRESW; the protein is encoded by the coding sequence ATGATCAGTCGAGAGCGACAAACGACAGGACTCACGGGCAGGCGCTGTGCGACGCAGGCCAGGGCGGCGTCCCGGCGCCGGGCCGGGTTTACGCTTGTCGAGATGCTGGTCGCCATGACGCTGGTGATCATCTTCGGCTCGATCGCCATCCGCACCCTGCAGTATGGCAGCAGCCTGTGGCGGATCGGCCATCGCCGCGCCGCCGCCTACGACGCCGCCACCATCGTCTTCCACCAGATCGCCGACGACATCGGGGCCTGCCGGAGCCAGTTCTGGAACAAGGAAGCCGAAGACTACGACATGCGCATCAAGTTCTGGGTGGACGGGGACGATGAGGGCCGGCAGAGGCTGCGGTTCGTCCGGGGGCTTCCCGACCAGACCCTCAACCCCTACCTGCGCGCGGCCGGCGACGTCGCCAACGCGACCGGCGTCTACAACCTGATCGACATGGAGGATGACCTGGCCCCGCTCGAGGGCCTCTGCGAGGTGGCCTACCTGCGCGGGCTGGACGGCGACGACTCCGACACGCTCTACCGCGCGGTGCTCTCGCCCATAGGAGACGACCCCGTCAACCTGGACGATCCCGGGCATACGTTCTTCGACAGGGACGTGCTTGCGACCGCCGACCGCATCAAGGGGAAGGCGCTGCCGCTGGCCGAGAACGTGCTCCACTTCGAAGTCCGCTGCTGGAGCCAGTACACGACCACCTGGGAGGGCCGGGGCGACCCGGATTTCCACGTCTGGACCAACTCGTATAAGCCGACCACCTGCGGCCCGCTGTTCGCGTGGGACAGCGACCGGCTGGACGACGCCTCAACGCCGTCATTCCGGATGGACTGGGGCCAGCCCGGCTTCGCCGATCCCGACGACTATGCCACAGAAGAGGAGCGGGTCGACGACAACGTCTTCCCCTCGGCGATCATGGTGGTGGTCGTGACGACGCCGCCGGACCGGCTGCCCGGCGTCGGGCGCCTGGAGGTGGTGGAGGACCTCGGGGACAGCATCCGCGTGCGGGGCAATGTGCCGGCCTACAACACCCGGTGGCCCTACATCCGCATCGAGGACGAGTGGATCCGGTTCGAGGCATTCGACGAGGACACGCAGACCTTCACCGGGTGTGAGCGCGCTGTCCGCGGCACGGCGGAGGTCGCCCACGCCGTCGGCGCGCCAGTCGAGTTCGGCTTCACGTTCAGCCGCGTCTTCCGCAACCTCACTGGCAGGGAATCCTGGTGA
- a CDS encoding LamG domain-containing protein — translation MRTTSDTTPGPRARIPGGRDGRRGAALMLALIVLAAMFLLALPFAVFMRMQHGSGTQALHAVRARAGAQGAVSHAIAVLSRGVYALEDQAFASATPDAFFPFNDPAVDTPWEFHVTLRTRATASTLGAAGGGTLTVENALGFPNDGDDNTVDGYIRVNNEWLAYVRRDDMDPSSADFPHGTLTVLDEHRGLFGTTPEAHAPGAIVSFYPDSALWHLTVQDQQALININTAPYDVILNLLEELGIGTDAGNRMDIARAISNYRLYYTWWKTSTDIEYTPFQNLSMLKNIADADGTYWGATSAPLSAADFDKLRRYVTVHSEHTGTSRWQGPFALQGNIEAGPSGGDAATDQSSANLSSANGIGLGTIVRLTDTPTGDAEYRIVSSRNEDTQLAEDIDESPADIPVTSVAGFRLMDGATGYIRIEDPVEGHEWISYTGIDATAAPYPLLTGVTRGEFGTSGVDHDAGRSLDGCVISWEIDLYEEYQSGGADPDELHAEARHAININTVTSDIVLRSILDGISDDTTSIGPAEADAVAQALLDRTSGENWFVDRADLDAFFGTVASLSAAQVQLLRHNFDTDPADWPAVSTVPLRFNSGTMIGIDSVGIVDDRAGTPIAQVPVNAGLAIARIYDVAPPLDPLYWVLRSQKDFWTHWQTAGGNGNFLTNPINMGFDPATFDAATTDVYEDLDDGVGTVAPLLDQLNATRYTTLQEGLHESTPSFDLDFSIAADTEMVLGTEADVTNTTSEGLRSTRLAYRTHYDAVAGERHVEADSRDATIQPFAVEFWMRPADDVTSRQLLVDLGDGADPDALTAINQVRVYLEDGRLKLRIDEPVGDRTLAGYEGYVEAVSDIPLESNRWYHVAVAVAGTFRNEIAMFIDGIYDREMDWTFHHPTGQAGPGAVQEGSFLPVAMAYPNRTAAVTWGPGPTGEWPLTLGYIGLDDASWLPEQGAVVIGSAGHAYAYDAKGTYWVEDPPGSGNMVEVDALHLVDFADGSAKGLEETHMRGELVALMLPVVRTTVHSAGWQPPVATDEVSLWYHTDLGNGSYDRGAVPANSYIVGTSHPMGAWPTWAAYHDFRWIGLDPTLYPLEGAGDLLPEDRWKVLVKHTAAVLAGTPLLSGTLPCGPVGSELSLGGARDGGEVFEGELDELRLTALPNLRVAAADWSAAATDGTVERWTWDDATGWPLLGREAGSAFDMAEALGRAEMPLSGLFMVAGHIYSYQEFLSPPGHTFAGVAQMRDDLTPLGGGFAEVHEGWRAVIPLSFLPATRLVAGVGAGDTAIAVEDASVLPLTGYVKIGDEILAYEEIAAWGTPPQGELRLGGGYRRGCYNTAAAGHAAGDIVRHVPVRHLDRYQVGTAWGNHTGYTGAELGGDMCMYSFSVDRPGRLRTVRWRFKEPLEEGQQVAVVVKIDDTEPWNTNPDASAADNIWGRICNEGDQEDVLSLSNGAGERPVVNTRVEVRFYFDLSETEPYSTTYEAGAPVPGGGWSEMVELDEVRIEMVPEPMTF, via the coding sequence ATGAGAACCACGAGCGACACCACACCGGGCCCGCGGGCCCGCATCCCGGGCGGACGGGACGGCCGCCGGGGGGCCGCGCTGATGCTGGCCCTCATCGTGCTGGCCGCCATGTTCCTGCTGGCCCTGCCCTTCGCCGTCTTCATGCGCATGCAGCACGGCTCGGGCACGCAGGCCCTGCACGCGGTCCGCGCCCGCGCCGGCGCCCAGGGCGCCGTCAGCCACGCCATCGCCGTGCTGAGCCGCGGCGTCTACGCCCTCGAAGACCAGGCATTCGCGAGCGCCACGCCCGACGCCTTCTTCCCGTTCAATGATCCGGCGGTCGACACGCCCTGGGAGTTCCACGTCACGCTGCGCACGCGGGCCACCGCCAGCACCCTGGGCGCTGCCGGCGGCGGGACCCTGACCGTTGAGAACGCCCTCGGATTCCCGAACGACGGGGACGACAACACGGTCGACGGCTACATCCGCGTGAACAACGAGTGGCTGGCCTACGTCCGCCGGGACGACATGGACCCGAGCAGCGCCGACTTCCCGCACGGAACCCTGACGGTGCTCGACGAGCACCGGGGCCTGTTCGGGACGACACCGGAGGCGCATGCGCCCGGCGCCATCGTGTCCTTCTACCCCGACAGCGCGCTGTGGCATCTGACCGTGCAGGACCAGCAGGCGCTCATCAACATCAACACGGCGCCCTACGACGTGATCCTGAACCTGCTGGAGGAGCTGGGGATCGGCACCGACGCCGGCAACCGGATGGACATCGCCCGGGCCATCTCCAACTACCGGCTCTACTACACCTGGTGGAAGACGTCGACCGACATCGAATACACCCCCTTCCAGAACCTCAGCATGCTCAAGAACATCGCGGACGCGGACGGGACCTATTGGGGCGCGACCAGCGCGCCGCTGAGCGCCGCCGACTTCGACAAGCTTCGCCGCTACGTCACGGTCCATTCGGAACACACCGGCACCTCCCGCTGGCAGGGACCCTTTGCACTCCAGGGCAACATCGAGGCCGGCCCGAGCGGAGGCGACGCGGCCACAGACCAGTCTTCGGCGAACCTGAGTTCCGCCAACGGCATCGGGCTCGGCACCATCGTGCGGCTGACGGACACGCCGACCGGGGACGCGGAGTACCGCATCGTCTCCTCCCGCAACGAAGACACACAACTGGCCGAGGACATCGACGAGTCTCCAGCGGACATCCCGGTCACCAGCGTCGCCGGGTTCCGCCTGATGGACGGCGCCACGGGCTACATCCGCATCGAGGACCCGGTGGAGGGACACGAGTGGATCAGCTACACGGGCATCGACGCCACGGCGGCGCCCTACCCGCTGCTGACCGGCGTCACGCGCGGGGAGTTCGGCACATCCGGTGTGGACCACGACGCGGGGCGGTCTCTGGACGGCTGCGTGATCTCCTGGGAGATCGACCTGTACGAGGAGTATCAGAGCGGCGGCGCGGACCCCGACGAACTCCACGCCGAGGCGCGGCACGCGATCAACATCAACACCGTCACGAGCGACATCGTCCTGCGCTCGATCCTGGATGGCATCAGCGACGACACGACGAGCATCGGGCCGGCCGAAGCGGACGCCGTGGCCCAAGCGCTGCTCGACCGTACCTCCGGCGAGAACTGGTTCGTCGACCGGGCGGATCTGGACGCCTTCTTCGGCACCGTAGCCTCGCTCTCCGCCGCGCAGGTGCAGTTGCTGAGGCACAACTTCGACACCGACCCGGCGGATTGGCCGGCCGTCTCCACCGTGCCCCTGCGGTTCAACAGCGGCACGATGATCGGCATCGACTCGGTGGGCATCGTCGACGACCGGGCCGGCACGCCCATCGCCCAGGTGCCCGTGAACGCCGGCCTGGCGATCGCGCGCATCTACGACGTCGCCCCGCCGCTCGACCCCCTCTACTGGGTCCTGCGGAGCCAGAAGGACTTCTGGACCCACTGGCAGACGGCCGGCGGCAACGGGAACTTCCTCACCAACCCCATCAACATGGGCTTCGATCCCGCGACGTTTGACGCCGCAACGACGGACGTCTACGAGGACCTCGACGACGGCGTCGGCACGGTGGCTCCTCTCCTGGACCAGTTGAACGCCACCCGCTACACGACGCTTCAGGAGGGGCTGCACGAGAGCACGCCGAGCTTCGACCTGGACTTCTCCATCGCCGCCGACACGGAGATGGTGCTGGGCACAGAGGCCGACGTGACGAACACAACGAGCGAGGGCCTGCGGTCCACGCGGCTCGCTTACCGCACGCACTACGACGCGGTCGCCGGGGAGCGGCACGTCGAAGCCGACTCGCGCGACGCCACCATCCAGCCTTTCGCCGTGGAGTTCTGGATGCGGCCCGCCGACGACGTGACCTCGCGGCAGCTATTGGTGGACCTCGGCGACGGAGCCGACCCCGACGCGCTGACGGCGATCAACCAGGTGCGCGTCTACCTGGAGGACGGCCGGCTGAAGCTCCGCATCGACGAGCCCGTCGGCGACCGGACGCTCGCCGGATACGAGGGCTACGTGGAGGCCGTCTCCGACATCCCCCTGGAGTCCAACCGGTGGTACCACGTGGCGGTGGCTGTCGCGGGCACGTTCCGCAACGAGATCGCCATGTTCATCGACGGCATCTACGATCGGGAAATGGACTGGACGTTCCATCACCCGACCGGCCAGGCGGGCCCGGGCGCCGTGCAGGAGGGCTCCTTCCTGCCGGTCGCCATGGCCTATCCGAACCGCACGGCGGCGGTCACCTGGGGCCCCGGGCCGACCGGCGAGTGGCCCCTGACGCTGGGCTACATCGGCCTGGACGATGCCTCGTGGCTGCCGGAGCAGGGCGCCGTCGTCATCGGCTCCGCCGGACACGCCTACGCCTACGACGCCAAGGGCACATACTGGGTCGAGGATCCGCCCGGCAGCGGGAACATGGTGGAGGTCGACGCCCTCCATCTGGTGGATTTCGCGGACGGAAGCGCGAAGGGCCTCGAAGAGACGCACATGCGGGGCGAGCTGGTGGCCCTGATGCTGCCCGTCGTCCGCACCACGGTGCATTCGGCCGGCTGGCAGCCCCCCGTGGCAACCGACGAGGTCTCGCTGTGGTACCACACGGACCTGGGCAACGGCTCCTATGACCGGGGCGCGGTTCCCGCGAACTCGTATATCGTCGGGACCTCGCACCCGATGGGCGCCTGGCCGACCTGGGCGGCGTACCACGACTTCCGGTGGATCGGGCTGGACCCGACGCTCTACCCGCTGGAAGGAGCCGGCGACCTGCTGCCGGAGGACCGGTGGAAGGTGCTCGTCAAGCACACGGCCGCCGTGCTGGCGGGCACGCCCCTGCTGTCGGGCACCCTGCCGTGCGGCCCCGTGGGGAGCGAACTCAGCCTCGGCGGTGCGCGGGACGGCGGCGAGGTCTTCGAGGGCGAACTGGACGAACTGCGCCTGACGGCCCTGCCGAATCTGCGGGTGGCTGCTGCCGACTGGAGCGCCGCCGCGACCGACGGAACGGTCGAGCGGTGGACCTGGGACGACGCCACCGGCTGGCCGCTGCTGGGGCGCGAGGCGGGGAGCGCCTTCGACATGGCCGAGGCCCTGGGCCGGGCCGAGATGCCCCTCAGCGGGCTGTTCATGGTGGCCGGGCACATCTACAGCTACCAGGAGTTCCTCTCGCCGCCGGGGCACACGTTCGCCGGTGTGGCGCAGATGCGCGACGACCTGACCCCGCTGGGCGGCGGCTTCGCCGAGGTCCATGAGGGCTGGCGCGCGGTCATCCCGCTCAGCTTCCTGCCGGCCACCCGGCTGGTCGCCGGCGTTGGGGCCGGCGACACCGCCATCGCGGTGGAGGACGCCTCGGTGCTGCCCCTCACCGGCTACGTGAAGATCGGCGACGAGATCCTGGCCTACGAGGAAATCGCGGCCTGGGGCACGCCTCCGCAAGGCGAGCTGCGGCTTGGCGGCGGCTACCGGCGCGGCTGCTACAACACGGCCGCCGCAGGCCATGCGGCCGGCGACATCGTCCGCCACGTGCCCGTGCGGCACCTGGATCGCTATCAGGTCGGAACCGCCTGGGGCAACCATACGGGATACACGGGGGCCGAACTGGGCGGCGACATGTGCATGTACAGCTTCAGCGTCGACCGCCCGGGCCGGCTGCGGACCGTGCGGTGGCGCTTCAAGGAGCCACTCGAAGAGGGCCAGCAGGTCGCCGTCGTCGTCAAGATCGACGACACGGAGCCCTGGAACACGAACCCGGACGCGAGCGCGGCAGACAACATCTGGGGCCGGATCTGCAACGAGGGCGACCAGGAGGACGTGCTCTCGCTCTCCAACGGCGCCGGCGAGCGGCCGGTGGTCAACACCCGGGTCGAAGTGCGGTTCTACTTCGACCTGTCCGAGACGGAGCCCTACAGCACCACCTATGAAGCCGGCGCGCCCGTGCCGGGCGGCGGCTGGTCGGAGATGGTGGAGCTGGACGAAGTCCGAATCGAGATGGTCCCCGAGCCCATGACTTTCTGA
- a CDS encoding LamG domain-containing protein: MGRIRHQSRPRSGITLIELLVVMAIAAVVAGMLVASFSAVGRRTSREGAAQDIQSLLRRAQISAVDSGRGALVRIDPVERSIYGLSTSIEGAWHFEHIDGTITPGAKGYDGEVNGGVTQGHGGAVGLSLAFDGDDYIDCGNPPVFNQTDGVRIETWVWPDAPTVATGELLGVMGKSSVNPDAAGYAMGLVCTGTSPERYAPCGGFFLDDDPANTAIMLRAHEDFEIAGQEWSHVAIEFDGYEARLFVNGVLADLDSSRQPEDDNPVADPNPPNPPQNTDVTFVAPQRIRAARGANLTIGAALFPPMGTTVYMQGRIDQPKILSVAGGERTRMPEGVPIFSSHGAIHFDGQGRLDIAYHGGDVFIAVGDPYQMAELAGDVAVDALTLPLQGRNPMPPDGGIVLIRSEDAGEVYYELIRYDSAAGANLNLIQFNDRRAAYGTLADAHDAGDPVWFARVVRVTPAGVVGRVVWP, from the coding sequence ATGGGGCGCATCCGGCACCAGAGCAGGCCGCGCAGCGGCATCACCCTCATCGAACTGCTGGTCGTGATGGCCATCGCCGCCGTCGTCGCCGGCATGCTGGTCGCGTCGTTCTCCGCGGTCGGGCGGCGCACCAGCCGCGAAGGCGCCGCGCAGGACATCCAGAGCCTGCTGCGGCGGGCCCAGATCTCCGCCGTCGACAGCGGCCGCGGCGCTCTGGTCCGCATCGACCCCGTCGAACGCTCCATCTACGGCCTCTCGACCTCCATCGAGGGCGCCTGGCACTTCGAACACATCGACGGCACCATCACCCCCGGCGCGAAGGGCTACGACGGCGAGGTGAACGGCGGCGTCACCCAGGGCCACGGAGGCGCCGTGGGGCTCAGCCTGGCGTTTGACGGCGACGACTACATCGACTGCGGGAATCCGCCCGTCTTCAACCAGACCGACGGCGTCCGCATCGAGACCTGGGTGTGGCCGGACGCACCGACCGTAGCCACTGGTGAACTGCTGGGCGTGATGGGCAAGTCCAGTGTGAACCCCGACGCCGCCGGCTACGCCATGGGACTCGTCTGCACCGGCACGTCCCCGGAGCGATATGCGCCCTGCGGCGGCTTCTTCCTGGACGACGACCCTGCCAACACGGCGATCATGCTCAGGGCCCATGAGGATTTCGAGATCGCCGGGCAGGAATGGAGCCATGTGGCCATCGAGTTCGACGGCTATGAAGCGCGCCTGTTCGTCAACGGCGTCCTGGCCGACCTGGACAGCTCTCGTCAGCCCGAAGACGATAACCCCGTGGCCGATCCCAACCCGCCCAACCCGCCGCAGAACACGGACGTGACATTCGTCGCGCCCCAGCGGATCCGCGCCGCCCGGGGGGCGAACCTGACGATCGGCGCCGCGCTGTTCCCCCCCATGGGGACCACGGTGTACATGCAGGGCCGGATCGACCAGCCCAAGATCCTGTCGGTGGCCGGCGGCGAGCGCACCCGGATGCCCGAGGGCGTCCCGATCTTCTCCTCCCACGGCGCCATCCACTTCGACGGACAGGGCCGGCTCGACATCGCCTACCACGGCGGCGACGTCTTCATCGCGGTCGGCGACCCCTACCAGATGGCCGAACTCGCCGGCGACGTCGCCGTCGACGCCCTGACACTCCCCCTGCAGGGCCGCAACCCCATGCCGCCCGACGGCGGCATCGTGCTCATACGCAGCGAAGACGCCGGGGAGGTGTACTACGAACTGATCCGGTATGACTCGGCCGCCGGCGCGAACCTCAACCTGATTCAGTTCAACGACCGCCGCGCCGCGTACGGGACGCTGGCGGATGCGCACGACGCGGGCGACCCCGTCTGGTTCGCCCGCGTCGTGCGCGTGACGCCGGCGGGCGTGGTGGGCCGGGTGGTCTGGCCATGA
- a CDS encoding type II secretion system protein — protein MHVERNVAGRAAFTLVELLVVITIIAVLAGLLTPAIIAAMNRSGVTVTVARIRQCELAATAFFNDYGQYPPMHWDELAELFDYNDIDGHLDGLDTGTEPSTINEGIEVFVACLASRTGGPYLQPEGDWLRNVDVPDDLNAAPDDRENDTLQNDVAQATNWYFGGRQIFEIVDYWGNPLVYVHNRYYADYDGWDEENDVWYAPATGTEALPYADVDGVLQPCYARSYYGTTTDNHPNLNTFQLFSWGLEGMAGCDEDGGLPVPTEPGWLPGWWKKSGKLTNWEE, from the coding sequence ATGCATGTGGAACGAAACGTCGCCGGGCGGGCAGCGTTCACCCTGGTGGAACTGCTCGTCGTGATCACCATCATCGCCGTGCTGGCCGGACTGCTCACCCCGGCCATCATCGCCGCCATGAACAGGTCGGGAGTGACCGTCACCGTGGCCCGAATCCGCCAGTGCGAGCTGGCCGCCACGGCCTTCTTCAACGACTACGGCCAATACCCGCCCATGCACTGGGACGAACTCGCCGAGCTGTTCGACTACAACGACATAGACGGCCACCTGGACGGCTTGGACACGGGCACGGAGCCCAGCACCATCAACGAAGGCATCGAGGTCTTCGTCGCGTGCCTGGCAAGCCGGACCGGCGGACCTTACCTCCAACCGGAAGGCGACTGGCTGCGCAACGTCGACGTGCCCGACGACCTGAACGCCGCCCCCGATGACCGGGAGAACGACACCCTTCAGAATGACGTCGCCCAGGCCACCAACTGGTACTTCGGCGGCCGCCAGATCTTCGAGATCGTCGACTACTGGGGCAACCCGCTCGTCTACGTCCACAACCGCTACTACGCCGACTACGACGGCTGGGACGAGGAGAACGACGTGTGGTATGCCCCGGCAACCGGCACGGAAGCCCTCCCGTACGCGGATGTCGATGGGGTTCTCCAGCCCTGCTATGCCCGCAGCTACTACGGCACGACGACGGACAACCACCCGAACCTGAACACCTTCCAGCTCTTCAGTTGGGGGCTGGAGGGCATGGCCGGCTGCGATGAGGACGGCGGCCTGCCTGTCCCGACCGAGCCCGGCTGGTTGCCCGGCTGGTGGAAGAAGTCCGGAAAGCTCACCAACTGGGAGGAGTGA